A DNA window from Brenneria izadpanahii contains the following coding sequences:
- the barA gene encoding two-component sensor histidine kinase BarA yields the protein MTKYSLRARMLILILAPTLLIGLLLSIFFGINRYNQLQAQLADTGTSIIEPLAVASAYAIAKNQWDTLQPLINTLHRRHSDIIRAISIFDGQDRLIVTTNIHHEAVSEHLTQQTPNNGEPNLHHSGNLLILHMPIMADSEFTRDIKPALPDAMEPIGYLAVELDINSIKLLQYQEICIAGLLLLLCMGVAALFAYRLMRDVTAPIRNMVETVDRIRRGQLDSRVEGHMLGELDMLKNGINSMAMSLTAYHEEMQQNIDQATYDLRETLEQMEIQNVELDLAKKRAQEAARIKSEFLANMSHELRTPLNGVIGFTRQMLKTSLNPTQTDYLLTIERSANNLLNIINDVLDFSKLEAGKLVLENIPFSLHNTLDEVVMLLAHTAHEKGLELTLAIQNDVPEQFIGDPMRIQQIITNLLGNAIKFTEQGNIDIRVEKRRQERHHVHLEIQIRDTGIGIAERQQSQLFQAFRQADTSISRRHGGTGLGLVITQRLIKEMGGDISFHSQLNKGSTFWFHISLPLNPQATPKHNMYPMLRGKSLAYIESNPAAAQATLDILKQTPLTVSHSATLEQLPDAPFDILLLGIPVHYRNTLLDYTPKLRDVCRRAPCVILALPSLAQMDAEQLKLFGVHACLSKPISAPRLLPLLQDNSLFQLPLLPEVIKTPQPPSHPAEPLPLSVMAVDDNPANLKLIGALLEEQVEKVILCENGAEAIHQAREQDVNVILMDIQMPGMDGIRTSELIRQLPNHAETPIIAVTAHTISDERDHLLQAGMDDYLAKPIDEQMLKKVLARYSHGKETIPAPADERLDKQLSLDWTLAQRQAANKPELARELLQMLLDFLPEVRRQVEDMMNDRPSDTIVDLIHKLHGSCSYSGVPRLKQICCYLEQQLRKGIDASELEPEWLELLDEINNVSDAARRHLNITALR from the coding sequence ATGACCAAATACAGTCTGCGTGCACGCATGTTAATACTGATTTTAGCGCCGACGTTACTGATCGGGCTGTTACTCAGTATCTTTTTCGGCATCAACCGATATAACCAATTACAGGCGCAATTGGCCGACACGGGCACCAGCATCATTGAGCCTTTGGCGGTGGCCAGCGCTTATGCCATTGCCAAAAATCAGTGGGACACTCTTCAGCCGCTGATCAATACCCTTCACCGCCGGCACTCCGATATCATCCGGGCCATCAGCATTTTCGACGGCCAAGATCGGCTGATCGTCACGACTAACATTCATCATGAAGCCGTATCTGAGCATCTAACCCAGCAAACGCCCAATAACGGCGAGCCGAATCTCCACCATTCGGGCAACTTACTGATCCTGCATATGCCCATCATGGCCGACAGCGAGTTTACCCGCGACATCAAACCAGCCTTGCCCGACGCCATGGAGCCGATCGGCTATCTTGCCGTTGAGCTGGATATCAATTCCATCAAGCTGCTGCAATATCAGGAAATTTGTATCGCCGGCCTGCTACTGCTGTTATGTATGGGCGTAGCGGCGCTGTTTGCCTATCGCCTGATGCGCGACGTCACCGCGCCGATCCGCAATATGGTCGAAACGGTCGACCGGATCCGGCGCGGACAGTTGGACAGCCGGGTCGAAGGCCATATGCTCGGTGAGCTGGATATGCTGAAAAACGGCATCAATTCCATGGCCATGTCATTAACCGCTTATCATGAAGAGATGCAGCAAAACATCGATCAGGCTACTTACGATCTGCGGGAAACGCTTGAACAGATGGAGATCCAGAATGTCGAGCTGGATCTGGCCAAAAAGCGGGCGCAGGAAGCGGCGCGAATCAAGTCCGAGTTTTTGGCGAATATGTCGCACGAATTAAGAACGCCGCTTAACGGCGTTATCGGCTTTACCCGCCAGATGCTGAAAACATCGCTGAACCCGACACAGACCGACTACCTGCTGACCATCGAACGCTCCGCCAATAACCTGCTGAATATCATTAATGATGTGCTGGATTTCTCCAAGCTGGAAGCGGGCAAACTGGTATTGGAGAACATTCCCTTTTCATTGCATAACACGCTGGATGAAGTGGTCATGCTGCTGGCCCACACCGCCCATGAAAAAGGGCTGGAGCTTACCCTCGCCATCCAGAATGATGTGCCGGAACAGTTCATCGGCGATCCGATGAGGATCCAGCAAATCATCACCAACCTGCTGGGTAACGCCATTAAATTTACCGAACAGGGCAACATTGATATCCGGGTGGAAAAACGCCGGCAGGAGCGCCATCACGTTCATCTGGAAATTCAAATCCGCGATACCGGCATCGGCATCGCCGAACGGCAGCAGTCGCAACTTTTTCAGGCATTCCGCCAGGCGGACACCAGTATTTCGCGGCGGCACGGGGGAACCGGGCTTGGTCTGGTGATCACGCAACGGCTGATCAAAGAGATGGGCGGCGATATCAGTTTCCACAGCCAGTTAAATAAAGGCTCTACGTTCTGGTTCCATATCAGCCTGCCGTTAAACCCCCAGGCCACCCCCAAACATAATATGTATCCGATGCTGCGCGGCAAAAGCCTGGCGTACATCGAATCCAACCCGGCGGCGGCGCAGGCCACGCTGGATATTCTGAAACAAACGCCATTGACGGTAAGCCACAGCGCTACGCTGGAGCAACTCCCCGACGCGCCTTTTGATATCCTGCTGCTGGGCATTCCCGTGCATTACCGCAACACGCTGCTCGATTACACCCCCAAGCTGCGCGACGTCTGCCGCCGGGCGCCCTGCGTGATCCTGGCGCTGCCCAGCCTGGCGCAAATGGATGCGGAACAGTTGAAATTGTTTGGCGTTCACGCCTGCCTGAGCAAACCGATCTCGGCGCCCCGCTTATTGCCGCTGCTGCAAGACAACTCGCTTTTCCAACTGCCTCTTCTGCCTGAGGTCATCAAGACGCCGCAGCCGCCGTCGCATCCCGCCGAACCGCTGCCGCTGAGCGTGATGGCGGTGGATGATAACCCGGCCAATCTGAAATTGATCGGCGCGCTGCTGGAAGAACAGGTAGAGAAGGTCATTTTGTGCGAAAACGGCGCAGAGGCCATTCATCAAGCCAGAGAACAGGATGTGAACGTTATTCTTATGGATATCCAGATGCCGGGCATGGACGGCATCCGCACCAGCGAGTTGATTCGTCAACTCCCCAATCACGCGGAAACGCCGATTATTGCCGTCACCGCCCACACCATCAGCGATGAACGCGATCATCTGTTGCAGGCCGGTATGGATGACTATCTGGCGAAACCGATTGATGAACAGATGCTGAAAAAAGTGTTGGCCCGCTATTCCCACGGAAAAGAGACGATTCCCGCCCCCGCGGATGAGCGCCTGGACAAGCAGCTCTCTCTGGACTGGACGCTGGCGCAGCGGCAGGCGGCCAATAAGCCGGAACTGGCGCGCGAGCTATTGCAGATGCTGCTCGACTTCCTGCCGGAGGTACGCCGGCAGGTAGAAGATATGATGAACGATCGGCCGAGCGATACCATCGTCGATCTGATCCACAAGCTACACGGCAGTTGCAGCTACAG
- the rlmD gene encoding 23S rRNA (uracil(1939)-C(5))-methyltransferase RlmD: protein MAQFYSPNRRVTTRQIIIVAVDTLDPFGQGVARHQGKTVFVAGVLPGEQAEVQLTDEKRQFAHARLKRLLTRSPQRVEPQCPHFNVCGGCQQQHADIALQQRSKSSSLIRLIERETGVTSQIAAPIAGPAYAYRRRARLALYYQAKQQRLLMGYRQAGSHDLVDIRACPILRPELETLLTPLRDCLSRLQAVKRLGHVELVQADNGPLLVLRHLDPLSQPDSRTLRDFAQRHAVSVYLAPDAQSLTCLHGESPVYHVAGLTLAFSPRDFIQVNDAVNQQMIDQALSWLDVQPQDRILDLFCGMGNFTLPLAQRAASVVGVEGVVALVEKGRENARRNALSNVTFFHQNLEDDVTRQPWAAQGFDKILLDPARAGAAGVMAQIVRLSPRRVVYVSCNPTTLARDSKILLDAGYRLSNVTMLDMFPHTGHLESMALFLRDSGEADTQ, encoded by the coding sequence ATGGCGCAATTCTACTCTCCAAACCGGCGTGTGACGACCCGGCAAATAATAATCGTCGCGGTAGACACCCTTGATCCCTTTGGTCAGGGCGTCGCGCGCCATCAGGGTAAAACCGTTTTTGTCGCCGGCGTGTTACCGGGTGAACAGGCGGAAGTGCAATTGACGGACGAAAAGCGCCAGTTCGCGCATGCCAGGCTTAAACGCCTGCTGACGCGCAGTCCGCAACGCGTTGAGCCGCAGTGTCCGCACTTTAACGTTTGCGGCGGATGCCAGCAGCAGCATGCCGATATTGCGTTACAGCAGCGTAGCAAGTCGTCGTCGCTGATTCGGCTGATAGAACGGGAAACGGGCGTGACCTCACAGATTGCGGCCCCCATTGCCGGACCGGCGTACGCATACCGGCGGCGGGCGCGGCTTGCGTTATACTATCAGGCGAAACAGCAACGCCTGTTGATGGGATACCGTCAGGCGGGATCGCACGATTTGGTCGATATCCGGGCTTGCCCGATATTGCGGCCGGAACTGGAAACGCTATTGACGCCGCTGCGCGATTGTCTGAGCCGGTTACAGGCGGTAAAGCGATTAGGGCATGTTGAACTGGTGCAGGCGGATAACGGCCCGTTGCTGGTGTTGCGCCATCTGGATCCGTTGAGTCAGCCGGATAGCCGGACGCTGCGTGACTTTGCGCAGCGGCATGCGGTATCGGTTTATCTGGCGCCGGATGCGCAATCCCTGACCTGCCTGCACGGCGAATCCCCGGTGTACCACGTCGCGGGGTTAACGCTGGCGTTCAGTCCGCGGGATTTCATTCAGGTCAACGATGCGGTCAACCAGCAGATGATCGACCAGGCGTTGAGCTGGCTGGATGTTCAGCCTCAGGACCGGATACTGGATCTGTTCTGCGGGATGGGCAACTTCACGCTGCCGTTGGCCCAGCGGGCGGCCAGCGTCGTTGGCGTTGAGGGCGTGGTTGCGTTAGTGGAAAAGGGGCGCGAGAACGCCCGGCGCAACGCCCTGTCCAATGTCACATTTTTTCACCAAAATCTTGAGGATGACGTTACTCGGCAGCCATGGGCCGCTCAAGGTTTTGATAAAATATTACTTGATCCGGCGCGAGCTGGCGCTGCAGGCGTGATGGCGCAGATTGTCAGATTGTCTCCCCGGCGGGTGGTTTATGTTTCCTGTAACCCGACCACGCTGGCGCGCGACAGCAAGATATTGCTCGATGCCGGTTATCGATTATCGAATGTTACTATGCTGGATATGTTTCCACATACCGGGCACCTTGAATCGATGGCCCTGTTTTTGCGCGATTCCGGTGAGGCGGATACCCAGTAA
- the relA gene encoding GTP diphosphokinase produces the protein MVAVRSAHLNTAGEFVPDAWIASLGITSQQSCERLAETLRYCEQQTQDHPDAMLLLWRGIEMVEILSTLSMDNDSMRAALLFPLAYADVVDETTLGEKFGKNIVDLVHGVRDMDAIRQLKATQNDSVASEQVDNIRRMLLAMVEDFRCVVIKLAERIAHLREVKDAPEEERVLAAKECTNIYAPLANRLGIGQLKWELEDFCFRYLHPEEYKRIATLLHERRIDREQYIDDFVKTLRAAMKEEGVQAEVYGRPKHIYSIWRKMQKKSLSFDELFDVRAVRIVVERLQDCYAALGIVHTHYRHLPDEFDDYVANPKPNGYQSIHTVVLGPKGKTLEIQIRTRQMHEDAELGVAAHWKYKEGTVVGGRAGYEGRIAWLRKLIAWQEEMADSDEVLDEVRSQVFDDRVYVFTPKGDVVDLPAGSTPLDFAYHIHSDIGHRCIGAKIGGRIVPFTYQLQMGDQIEVITQKQPNPSRDWLNPNLGYITTSRGRSKIHNWFRKQDRDKNILAGRQILDDELEHLGINLKTAEKLLLPRYNVNSLDELLAAIGGGDIRLNQMVNFLQSQLKQPSAEEQDREALRQLTQKSPPPAARNKDHGRVVVEGVGNLMHHIARCCQPIPGDDITGFITRGRGISIHRSDCEQLEELRSHAPERIVDAVWGESYSSGYSLVVRVTANDRSGLLRDITTILANEKVNVLGVSSRSDTKQQLATIDMEIEIYNLQVLGRVLAKLNQLPDVIDARRQGG, from the coding sequence ATGGTTGCGGTAAGAAGTGCGCATTTGAATACGGCTGGCGAATTCGTACCTGACGCGTGGATTGCTTCGCTTGGAATAACCAGTCAGCAATCGTGTGAACGTTTAGCCGAAACCTTGCGTTACTGTGAACAACAAACCCAGGATCATCCCGATGCCATGCTGCTGCTGTGGCGGGGTATCGAGATGGTGGAGATCCTGTCCACGTTGAGTATGGACAATGACAGTATGCGCGCCGCGCTGCTGTTCCCGCTCGCCTACGCCGACGTCGTGGATGAAACCACGCTGGGCGAAAAATTCGGCAAAAACATTGTGGATTTGGTGCACGGCGTGCGCGATATGGACGCCATTCGCCAGCTAAAAGCCACCCAGAATGACTCCGTCGCCTCTGAGCAGGTGGATAATATCCGTCGTATGCTGCTGGCGATGGTGGAGGATTTCCGCTGCGTGGTGATCAAACTGGCGGAGCGAATCGCTCATCTGCGGGAAGTGAAAGACGCCCCGGAAGAAGAGCGGGTTTTGGCGGCGAAAGAGTGTACCAATATCTATGCGCCGTTAGCCAACCGGCTGGGGATCGGGCAGCTCAAATGGGAGCTGGAAGACTTCTGTTTCCGCTATCTGCATCCTGAAGAGTACAAACGCATTGCGACGCTGCTGCACGAGCGCCGTATCGATCGCGAACAGTATATCGATGATTTCGTGAAAACGCTGCGCGCCGCCATGAAGGAAGAGGGCGTGCAGGCGGAAGTCTACGGGCGGCCTAAACACATTTACAGCATCTGGCGCAAGATGCAGAAAAAATCGCTGTCATTTGACGAACTGTTTGACGTGCGGGCGGTACGTATCGTGGTGGAGCGGTTGCAGGATTGCTATGCCGCGCTAGGTATCGTGCATACGCACTATCGTCATTTGCCCGACGAGTTTGATGACTACGTCGCCAATCCTAAACCGAACGGCTACCAGTCTATCCATACGGTCGTGCTGGGGCCGAAAGGCAAAACGCTTGAGATCCAGATCCGCACCCGGCAGATGCACGAAGACGCGGAACTGGGCGTGGCGGCGCACTGGAAATACAAAGAAGGCACGGTGGTCGGCGGCCGCGCGGGTTACGAAGGCCGGATCGCCTGGCTGCGTAAGCTGATCGCCTGGCAGGAAGAGATGGCGGATTCAGACGAAGTGCTGGATGAAGTACGCAGCCAGGTGTTTGACGATCGGGTTTACGTGTTTACGCCGAAAGGCGACGTGGTCGATCTGCCGGCCGGCTCGACGCCGTTGGATTTCGCCTATCACATTCACAGCGATATCGGTCACCGCTGCATTGGGGCGAAAATCGGCGGGCGGATTGTTCCGTTCACCTACCAGTTGCAGATGGGCGATCAGATAGAAGTGATCACTCAGAAACAGCCGAATCCAAGCCGCGACTGGCTGAATCCTAACCTGGGCTATATCACCACCAGCCGCGGGCGCTCCAAAATCCATAACTGGTTCCGCAAGCAGGATAGAGACAAGAACATTCTGGCGGGCCGTCAGATTCTGGATGATGAGTTGGAACATCTGGGGATCAACCTGAAAACGGCGGAAAAACTGCTGCTGCCGCGTTATAACGTGAATTCGCTGGATGAGCTGTTGGCGGCGATTGGCGGCGGAGATATTCGTCTTAACCAGATGGTGAATTTCCTGCAGTCGCAGCTTAAGCAGCCCAGCGCCGAAGAGCAGGATCGGGAAGCGCTGCGTCAGCTGACGCAGAAATCCCCGCCGCCGGCCGCGCGTAACAAAGACCACGGGCGCGTCGTCGTCGAAGGGGTCGGCAATCTGATGCATCACATTGCGCGCTGCTGTCAGCCGATCCCCGGCGATGATATCACCGGGTTCATCACCCGCGGGCGGGGGATCTCCATTCACCGCTCCGACTGCGAGCAGTTGGAAGAGCTGCGCAGCCATGCGCCTGAGCGGATTGTGGATGCCGTGTGGGGGGAAAGTTATTCCAGCGGCTACTCTTTGGTCGTCAGGGTAACGGCCAACGATCGCAGCGGCCTGCTGCGCGATATCACCACCATCCTGGCGAATGAAAAAGTTAATGTGCTGGGGGTTTCCAGCCGTAGCGATACCAAGCAGCAACTGGCCACCATTGATATGGAGATCGAGATCTATAACCTGCAGGTGCTGGGGCGCGTGTTGGCCAAACTTAACCAACTGCCGGATGTGATCGACGCGCGCCGCCAGGGGGGATGA
- the mazG gene encoding nucleoside triphosphate pyrophosphohydrolase, whose translation MISPAIERLLAVMKTLRDPENGCPWDRKQTFDTITPYTLEETYEVLDAISRKDFDDLRDELGDLLFQVVFYAQMAQEQGLFDFSDVCNAISDKLERRHPHIFADAETPADSEAALASWEQTKSQERSAKDRRSLVDDIPDALPALMKAQKIQQRCASVGFDWNSLGPVVDKVYEEIDEVMYEAKQAVVDEEKLGEEIGDLLFATVNLSRHLGHKAERVLQEANRKFCRRFRQVEQIVSQSGRTMEQATLEQMEAAWQQVKTREKQS comes from the coding sequence ATGATTTCACCCGCTATTGAGCGCTTGCTCGCCGTTATGAAAACTCTGCGCGATCCGGAAAACGGCTGTCCGTGGGATCGTAAGCAGACGTTTGACACCATTACCCCTTATACGTTGGAAGAGACTTACGAAGTGCTGGACGCCATCAGCCGTAAGGATTTTGACGATCTGCGCGACGAATTGGGCGATCTATTGTTCCAGGTGGTGTTTTACGCGCAGATGGCGCAGGAACAGGGACTATTCGATTTCTCCGATGTCTGCAACGCCATCAGCGACAAGCTGGAACGCCGTCATCCGCATATCTTCGCGGATGCGGAGACGCCGGCAGACAGCGAAGCCGCGCTGGCAAGCTGGGAACAGACCAAGTCGCAGGAGCGGTCGGCAAAGGATCGCCGTTCGCTGGTGGATGATATTCCCGATGCGCTGCCGGCGCTGATGAAAGCGCAGAAGATTCAGCAGCGCTGCGCCTCCGTCGGCTTTGATTGGAATAGTCTGGGCCCGGTCGTCGATAAAGTTTACGAGGAAATCGACGAGGTCATGTATGAAGCCAAACAGGCCGTCGTCGATGAAGAAAAACTGGGCGAAGAGATCGGCGATCTATTATTCGCCACCGTCAATCTTTCGCGCCACCTGGGGCATAAGGCCGAACGGGTATTGCAAGAGGCCAATCGCAAATTCTGCCGCCGTTTTCGGCAGGTAGAACAGATTGTTAGCCAATCCGGCCGTACCATGGAGCAGGCCACGCTGGAACAAATGGAGGCCGCCTGGCAGCAGGTAAAAACCAGGGAAAAACAGAGTTAA
- a CDS encoding NAD(P)/FAD-dependent oxidoreductase produces MTLHLNQDAFVNVKPYPFWLETLAEEAPAPELRDSIFCDLAIVGGGYTGLWTALLARRRWPEKKIAVIEAKRCGSEASGRNGGFCSPSISHGVSIAASRWPQEAEKIIAMGINNLDELAADLDDWGMQIEFERTGQLNLARHPWQIEGLRSMQEEYRRFGLACEYLEGDKLAEKINTPFYRAGIFEPNYALVNPAKMVSELRRVCLSQDIALFENSPVTTLTPHKRHVLLQTQSGEAIAKQVVLATNISKPLLRHLESTVIPVYDYAIVTNPLSRQQLEAIGWVGRHGISDSGNKFHYFRKTADNRILWGGYDAIYHFGSRRDESLTQRPETFNRLAEQFCEVFPAIKDIGFSHAWGGIIDASARTTFFTGCEAQGKIAYALGFTGLGVSACRFAALNMLDLLAGEKTERTELRMTSRAPFRFPPEPLRFAGVQMAVRSLAREDRDGHRNILLKTFDALGIGFDS; encoded by the coding sequence ATGACGCTGCATTTGAATCAGGACGCGTTTGTCAACGTAAAACCTTATCCTTTCTGGCTGGAAACGCTCGCTGAGGAAGCGCCGGCCCCTGAGCTGCGGGACAGCATTTTCTGCGATCTCGCCATCGTCGGCGGCGGTTATACCGGCCTGTGGACCGCGCTGCTGGCCCGCCGGCGCTGGCCCGAAAAAAAGATCGCCGTTATCGAGGCCAAACGCTGCGGTTCCGAAGCGAGCGGCCGCAACGGCGGCTTTTGCTCCCCAAGTATTTCTCATGGCGTTTCCATCGCGGCCAGCCGCTGGCCGCAGGAAGCGGAAAAGATCATTGCCATGGGGATAAACAACCTGGATGAACTGGCGGCGGATCTGGATGATTGGGGCATGCAGATTGAATTCGAACGCACGGGGCAGTTGAATCTTGCCCGCCATCCCTGGCAAATAGAGGGGTTGCGTTCGATGCAGGAGGAGTACCGGCGCTTCGGCCTGGCGTGCGAATATCTGGAAGGCGACAAACTGGCCGAAAAAATAAACACCCCCTTTTATCGCGCCGGGATTTTCGAGCCGAATTACGCGCTGGTCAATCCGGCTAAAATGGTAAGCGAACTACGCCGGGTTTGTCTGTCGCAAGATATCGCCCTGTTTGAAAACAGCCCGGTAACCACATTGACGCCGCATAAACGGCATGTCCTGCTACAAACGCAGTCCGGCGAGGCCATCGCCAAACAGGTGGTGCTGGCGACGAATATCTCCAAGCCGCTGCTGCGCCACCTGGAGTCGACCGTCATCCCCGTCTATGACTATGCGATCGTCACCAATCCGCTGAGCCGGCAGCAGTTGGAGGCGATTGGCTGGGTCGGACGCCACGGCATCTCCGATAGCGGCAATAAGTTCCACTATTTCCGCAAAACCGCCGATAACCGTATCCTGTGGGGCGGGTACGACGCCATCTATCATTTCGGCAGCCGCCGCGACGAGTCGCTGACTCAGCGGCCTGAAACCTTTAACCGTCTTGCCGAACAGTTTTGCGAAGTTTTCCCCGCCATCAAGGATATCGGATTCAGTCACGCCTGGGGCGGCATCATCGACGCCTCCGCCCGTACGACGTTTTTCACCGGCTGTGAAGCCCAGGGCAAGATTGCTTACGCTTTGGGCTTTACCGGTCTGGGCGTCTCGGCCTGCCGTTTCGCCGCGTTGAACATGCTGGATCTCCTCGCCGGGGAAAAAACGGAGCGTACCGAATTGCGTATGACGTCCAGGGCGCCGTTCCGTTTTCCGCCGGAGCCGCTGCGTTTTGCCGGCGTGCAAATGGCTGTCCGTTCATTGGCGCGTGAAGACCGGGACGGGCATCGCAACATTTTGCTGAAAACGTTCGATGCTCTCGGCATCGGTTTCGATTCCTGA
- a CDS encoding nuclear transport factor 2 family protein gives MDDDAHWPARLETAPCPPGTANLQTQTVMMNYYQAWWRRDIDMLMSLFSPQVEYNDFFQGCRIAPAELRDYLLACLSKSADEALRYVDRLRIDGDTALLQYQTPLSDSDNHTFLCCCEIVTVNDGRIVRINEYASLLSQHKTPQGGADRRMTIQRLGLSARQLSMMTSDIQQYFSQQRPYLNAELDMAQVASATGYTRNQISFFLNQVMGCTFYQYLNRLRLRHILALWDSDPRPPTRIEDASKAAGFHSLSTFYRCFREETGMSPKSYLQQKFSGGDF, from the coding sequence ATGGACGATGATGCCCACTGGCCTGCCCGGCTTGAGACCGCGCCTTGTCCCCCTGGGACGGCAAATCTTCAAACGCAGACGGTCATGATGAATTATTATCAGGCCTGGTGGCGGCGTGACATTGACATGCTTATGAGCCTGTTTTCTCCGCAGGTGGAGTATAACGACTTTTTTCAAGGGTGCCGCATCGCGCCGGCCGAACTGCGCGACTATCTGCTCGCTTGCCTGTCGAAATCGGCGGATGAAGCGCTGCGTTATGTCGATCGCCTGCGTATCGACGGCGATACCGCGCTCTTGCAATATCAGACGCCGCTCAGCGATAGCGATAACCACACCTTTCTTTGCTGCTGCGAGATCGTCACGGTAAATGACGGCCGGATCGTCAGGATAAACGAGTATGCATCCCTGCTGTCCCAGCATAAAACTCCGCAGGGCGGCGCGGACCGGAGGATGACGATCCAGCGGCTGGGATTGTCCGCCCGGCAGTTGAGCATGATGACCAGCGATATCCAGCAGTACTTTTCCCAGCAGCGGCCTTATCTGAACGCCGAACTGGATATGGCTCAGGTCGCGTCCGCCACCGGCTATACCCGCAACCAGATATCCTTTTTTCTTAACCAGGTGATGGGCTGCACGTTCTACCAATATCTTAACCGGCTCCGGCTGCGCCACATATTGGCGCTGTGGGACAGCGATCCGCGTCCGCCTACGCGCATTGAAGATGCCTCCAAGGCGGCGGGCTTTCATTCCTTGTCGACCTTTTATCGCTGTTTCCGGGAAGAAACCGGGATGTCGCCGAAATCTTATCTACAGCAAAAGTTTTCCGGGGGAGATTTTTGA
- a CDS encoding aldehyde dehydrogenase family protein, translating to MHDQLYIDGEWQTAASGARFAVFNPATGAEIRHVAAAGAEDVGKAVDAARRAFDDGPWPRLRGKERAGYLRAIANIMRQRHNALAWLEVEDNGKPLPEARWDIDDAIGCFEYYADLAEELDTEEQRIPLPDERFSCRVVREPVGVAGQIIPWNYPLLMAAWKVAPALAAGCTVVLKPSELTPLGALELAAIADEASLPAGVLNVVTGLGNEAGAPLAGHPGVDKLAFTGSVPTGRAIMQAAAQDIKNVSLELGGKSAFIVFDDCDIDAAVEWTLFGIFWNQGQVCSATSRLLVQEGVYERLIERLIEETRRIRIGEGGQEGVLLGPLIGAGQYEKVLQAIERGQREGAVLACGGRRPAHLSRGWFVEPTIFLDTPTQSALWTEEIFGPVLAVRRFSHEEEAVRLANDSRYGLAAAVMSADAQRCRRVSRALRAGIVWVNCSQPTFTQAPWGGYKQSGIGRELGVWGLDNYLETKQITEYISESEWGWYLKRQE from the coding sequence ATGCACGATCAGCTTTACATCGATGGCGAATGGCAAACGGCGGCGAGCGGCGCCCGTTTCGCGGTGTTCAATCCGGCTACCGGAGCTGAAATACGGCATGTCGCGGCGGCCGGCGCGGAGGATGTCGGGAAAGCGGTGGACGCGGCCAGACGCGCCTTTGATGACGGCCCCTGGCCGCGCTTGAGAGGCAAAGAACGCGCCGGCTATCTCCGCGCCATCGCCAATATCATGCGTCAGCGCCACAACGCGCTGGCATGGCTTGAGGTTGAGGATAACGGCAAACCGCTGCCGGAGGCCCGGTGGGACATCGACGATGCGATTGGGTGTTTCGAATACTACGCCGATCTGGCCGAAGAGCTGGATACGGAAGAACAGCGCATACCACTGCCGGATGAGCGTTTTAGCTGCCGGGTAGTGCGCGAGCCGGTGGGCGTCGCCGGACAGATCATTCCCTGGAATTACCCGCTGTTGATGGCCGCCTGGAAAGTTGCGCCGGCATTGGCCGCCGGTTGCACCGTCGTACTCAAACCATCGGAACTGACGCCGCTGGGGGCATTGGAGCTCGCCGCCATCGCCGACGAAGCCAGTCTGCCGGCGGGAGTCTTGAACGTCGTGACGGGATTGGGCAATGAAGCGGGAGCGCCGCTCGCCGGCCACCCCGGCGTCGATAAGCTGGCCTTTACCGGCAGCGTGCCGACGGGACGCGCCATCATGCAGGCGGCCGCTCAGGATATCAAAAACGTCAGTTTGGAGCTGGGGGGCAAATCCGCGTTTATCGTTTTCGATGATTGCGACATCGACGCCGCCGTGGAGTGGACGCTGTTCGGCATTTTCTGGAATCAGGGACAGGTCTGCTCCGCCACCTCGCGCCTTCTGGTGCAGGAAGGCGTATACGAACGCCTGATCGAACGGTTGATCGAAGAAACCCGCCGTATCCGCATCGGCGAAGGCGGGCAGGAGGGCGTCCTGCTTGGCCCTTTGATCGGCGCCGGACAGTACGAAAAAGTGTTGCAGGCGATCGAACGGGGCCAGCGCGAGGGCGCCGTCTTGGCGTGCGGCGGCCGGCGTCCCGCGCATTTGTCGCGGGGCTGGTTCGTCGAACCCACGATATTTCTGGATACCCCGACGCAGAGCGCGCTGTGGACGGAAGAGATTTTTGGCCCGGTGCTCGCCGTACGCCGGTTTAGCCATGAAGAAGAAGCGGTGCGCCTGGCGAACGACAGCCGCTACGGTCTCGCCGCGGCCGTCATGTCGGCCGATGCGCAACGCTGCCGGCGCGTCAGCCGGGCTTTGCGCGCCGGCATCGTGTGGGTCAATTGCTCGCAGCCCACGTTTACGCAAGCGCCCTGGGGAGGATACAAGCAAAGCGGCATCGGCCGTGAACTAGGCGTCTGGGGACTGGACAACTATCTGGAGACTAAGCAGATCACGGAATATATCAGCGAAAGCGAGTGGGGATGGTATCTGAAGCGTCAGGAGTGA